A segment of the Manihot esculenta cultivar AM560-2 chromosome 13, M.esculenta_v8, whole genome shotgun sequence genome:
atacatataaaataataaattaataaaaatttaaaatgtgaaaTAAACAAAACTTTTcaagttaaaatatataatattttatattttaatatttttatatgttatatGCATAAAAAATATACACATAATTAATGTTGAGGATAGattattttctatttgaaataaaaaaaaattcataagaaTTTCACTGAATTGATTtcttttcaaataattttcttgtttaaaatgataaaatataattttttttacttaataaattttttattttaaaaaaataaaattttatataattttataaaaatttatttgaattcttttcttaaaaaataaatcaaaactaaattagagattaatgaaatattttaatatataatatttatatatgacATTTTAATTCATTTGCAATAAATATCTAttgtatataatttatttattattgtatatgataaatataaaatacattTACTTTCAATGCAAAATTTATATTAAGAGActacatttttattaataaaacaatataaaataatttacccttcatttttttagatttaatttaattcttttaactaTAATTATGACAAATTTAAAAAGAGTGGAAGCTGATTCTCTATCATTATCATATCTATTTGAATTGAATGCATGGTCCACGCATGGCAAAAATGGGATCACTTCTTGCATAACCAAGGTGCTTGAATCCTTCAGCAGCACCTCTGAAGAGTTCAAGCACAAAACAGCCATCAAGAACCATCATTTCAACAAATTCATTCCTGCTAAGATCACCAATGGAACCCTCATAACATGAACGAGCTTTTTCTTCAAGTTCTCCAATGGAATCCAGGAATATTTTTACATCCTTATTAGTACGCCTGAGGATGTGGTGTAGGGAACGCCACTTATGGCGGTCCATTTGGCGTAGGCGCCTCTTCCCACGGTGGTAAGGCCCCAAGGAGACAAGGGACATAAGCTTTGTCATCCTCTTCTCTCAGGTAGTGGGGGACTCTGTAGATGCACAGCTTTGCCTGCTGCATCATGGAGCCGAGCTTGTTCGACCTTTTCTCTGATGGATATCACCCACTCAGATTCAGAAGACTTTGTTTCCTCTGCAGTTTTCACCATCATCTTCTATCTCATTCTGCAGAGAATCAGAAGGTTTCTGTTGTTGATTTTGCAGTGGCTGCTCTGGAAATTCAAGCAATTGGGTACCTGTAGGAGATTTTGGGATTGCAGATTCAACTGTTTCTGAGTTTAGTGTGATGAGATACCAACTTAGCAGCTCTTTGTTGAACACTGCAACCATTTATTCTGAGGAAAAAGCAAAGCTAGATTTGATTTTGGTTGACAACAATTCTCCAAAGGAAATTCAACTATTTTAACTTGCAGGGAACAAACTcttaattacataaaataagGATGTCTTCAAACATGATGATGTAGAAAATGTATTACTTTAATTGATCTGATCCAATTGCATGGCCCTCATGGGACTTTCTTTACCCTTTTGGAGCTCTACGTATCATATGTAACGTACGTATTTCAGTAGCAAATACAAAAGCTGGCCAAGCAAAATATCAAAATAGATCCACGTTGAGGAGGTTATTGAATCTTGAAGTTAATACAATCCTCAAACTAAGATACCAGTAACTGTTGTGATCCGCGTTATCTTATGGATTGAGAATGGAAAATCTTCTTGATACAATTCATATCTCATTCAAGTGAAAATcttttaactaaattttattgGTTTATTACTTATCACCAAGCAATAACTTGATTCTTACTTAATTAACTAGGTCAAACTAGTGACATAGTTATAGCTCAGTTATTACTTTAGATAAAAAGTGTCCAAGACCGATATATGATAAAAGACTCACCCGACCCAAATGAGTCAAGACTTTATTATTTGGTCAGCTATCAACACAGAATTAACTAAATTTCTACAAACATGGGATTTATTACTATTAACATCCAATTTTATGAATTAGGACAATCAATTTGATGTTCGTACATTATAAAAGCAACCAAGAAATCAacattcaaaataaataacttctaaacaatataaaaatatttaattacattCTAAACTTGccctaattcattttattaatttaattattaaaatgagTGTGATTAGATACCAACTATTTCACTTTCTTTTTGTTGTAGCTATTATTCTCTTGGCGAAGAAGTCAAAGCAACTCCTAAGCGACATCACTGcttcaatataaaaatataaaataaagctTGAGAAAGCAATCAAGAAAATGCATAGTAGAGAGACAACTGCTTTTCATGTGcctgataaatttatttaatggtTAAATGACATCCGTATACCACAATTTTCAGTTTTTTCCAGGTGCTGTTTTGCAAATACAAAGCTATATACAACAAATACAACAAGCCAAATAAACATAAACACCCAGTTCTTGCTTAGTACAGGACATTATAAATCAAGCAGCCATCATAAATTTGCACCTTTCAACTTATACCCTTGGCTTGAAAGAGGCAAGAGGAAGATTCAAGCGCTGTTGATCTTCTTCTCAGCAGGCTCAGAAGGTTGAGAAGGATTCTGGGTGTTCTTGATTGGATAAGAGGATTGCATTGCAATTCCACATTTGCCAGTGTATGTATCGATCACATTGCGCTGGATTCTGATATATCCATTTTCACCCCAGTCTCGGCCCCATGAATTCCTTACAATCCAGTAATCCATGCCAGTTTCATCTGTTCCATATCCAACAATGGCTACTCCATGGTCTAATGCTGACCCACATTCACCACTGAACACACCCTGATAAAATCTGATCCTTCAGCTTGTAACTTACAAATGATTCAACtgcaaaaaaaataaacaagaaaGTTTTGAAAACACTCACCGACTGGTAGAACTGTAAAGGCATTCCACTGGCTTCAATGGCGACACTGACAGGTTGATTTGCCACAGCTTTCTGCAAAGCTTTCTCGTCAAAAGGAAtgacatcctcaaacccatcaATTGTAACAGCCTTATTATTCACCTGCAACAATCCAAAACGACAAAACCCAAGGTTAATTCTTATTTTGCCGATGAGATTTGGTTAAGTGATACTGGAATGTCCTCGGAGTTAAATGTACAAACCTTGACTGGATCACATGTGCCATCGACGGCGAGGTATGGATAATCTTGTTCGGTGTCAATACCGCCGTTTTTGAGGATGAACTGGAAGGCGTTGTCCATGAGGCCTCCATTGCAACCTGCATCGTATGTTCTGTCACAGTCTACTAATTCTTGTTCTGATAGTGAGATTAGTTCCCCTGTCACTATCTTGTTTATTCCTTCTACTGCAGCTATGGTTGAGAATGCCCAGCAACTGCCTGCACCAGTAGACAAAGTCATTGCAACTTT
Coding sequences within it:
- the LOC110629565 gene encoding cysteine proteinase COT44 is translated as MALAISLSTLLFVVFFTLSSAMDMSIIRYNDHHHPKSWRSDNEIINMYNWWLSKHGKTYNKLGEREERFEIFKDNLRFIDEHNSKNRSYKVGLTRFADLTNEEYRAMFLGTKSDPKRRVIKAKNPSRRYAFKATDELPDSVDWRKEGAVNPIKDQGSCGSCWAFSTIAAVEGINKIVTGELISLSEQELVDCDRTYDAGCNGGLMDNAFQFILKNGGIDTEQDYPYLAVDGTCDPVKVNNKAVTIDGFEDVIPFDEKALQKAVANQPVSVAIEASGMPLQFYQSGVFSGECGSALDHGVAIVGYGTDETGMDYWIVRNSWGRDWGENGYIRIQRNVIDTYTGKCGIAMQSSYPIKNTQNPSQPSEPAEKKINSA